Proteins encoded within one genomic window of Desulfonatronovibrio magnus:
- a CDS encoding class I SAM-dependent methyltransferase, whose amino-acid sequence MNQMIEVFKCEVCGNEKLFPVIDLGLHPLCDELIPVGSQSLCHYYPIKILYCKKCSTAIQRYQVPKINLFPQSYHYRSRFTADVLNGMKELVNSIEYYLGGLSDITVLDIGCNDGSLLDFFSSKGAKTIGVEPTDAFKDAEGRGHIILNKFFSYSVAKEIIKKNQQIDVVTFTNVFAHIENLPELLRAVDTVMSDNSILVVENHYMGSVLEKKQFDTFYHEHPRTYSINSFIHIAETLGRKVIDVQFPQRYGGNIRVVIGKAKDALSEANFNMKVKMQHESAFLEQFAQMRSFIDTWKSQKKAEILELVGTHGKLSAKAFPGRAAILVAMLGLTESEIEVVYEKPGSLKIGHYLPGTRIPIRSDEELFARIDQVEVLLNLAWHIPKEIEGYLCEHGFKGRIVHII is encoded by the coding sequence ATGAATCAAATGATTGAGGTTTTCAAGTGTGAAGTTTGTGGAAATGAAAAACTATTTCCTGTGATTGATTTGGGATTGCATCCACTTTGCGACGAATTAATACCTGTGGGTAGCCAATCATTATGTCATTATTATCCTATCAAAATTTTGTATTGTAAGAAGTGTTCTACTGCAATTCAGCGTTATCAGGTGCCAAAAATCAATCTTTTTCCTCAGAGTTACCATTATCGTTCTCGCTTTACAGCTGATGTTTTAAACGGAATGAAGGAACTTGTAAACTCAATCGAATATTACCTAGGTGGACTATCTGACATAACAGTTCTCGATATTGGTTGCAATGATGGCAGCTTGCTAGACTTTTTTTCCTCCAAAGGTGCAAAAACGATCGGCGTTGAGCCGACAGATGCATTCAAAGATGCAGAAGGTCGCGGACATATAATTCTTAACAAATTTTTTTCTTATTCTGTTGCTAAAGAAATAATAAAAAAAAATCAACAAATTGATGTTGTAACATTCACAAATGTGTTTGCTCACATTGAAAATTTGCCAGAATTGCTAAGAGCAGTTGACACTGTCATGAGCGATAATTCAATTCTAGTAGTAGAGAATCACTATATGGGTTCTGTTTTAGAAAAGAAACAATTTGACACTTTTTACCACGAACATCCTAGAACTTATAGTATAAATTCATTTATACACATCGCTGAAACACTTGGCCGTAAAGTTATAGATGTTCAATTCCCACAAAGATATGGTGGGAACATCCGTGTTGTTATCGGAAAAGCTAAAGATGCATTATCTGAGGCAAATTTCAATATGAAAGTCAAAATGCAACACGAATCTGCATTTCTTGAGCAGTTTGCTCAAATGCGCTCATTTATTGATACATGGAAGTCTCAAAAGAAGGCAGAAATCCTTGAATTGGTAGGTACTCATGGAAAATTGTCAGCAAAGGCGTTTCCTGGAAGGGCTGCGATATTGGTAGCCATGCTTGGGCTGACAGAATCTGAAATAGAGGTTGTGTATGAAAAACCAGGGTCGCTGAAAATCGGACATTATCTCCCTGGCACACGCATACCTATACGCTCGGATGAGGAATTATTCGCTCGTATCGATCAAGTAGAGGTGCTTCTCAATTTGGCGTGGCATATTCCCAAAGAAATTGAAGGTTACCTTTGTGAGCATGGTTTCAAAGGTCGAATCGTTCATATTATTTGA